The Sphingosinithalassobacter sp. CS137 genome includes a region encoding these proteins:
- the proB gene encoding glutamate 5-kinase codes for MSEADRFSPERCPRLIVKVGSALLVGPDGEVRKEWLKTLAADIGARFRAGQQVAIVSSGAIALGARRLGLSGGGRNTLEDAQASAARGQIALAQVWADVLDHEELQAAQVLVTLGDFEDRRRYLNASATLGRLMSLGVVPIVNENDTVATERIRFGDNDRLAARVAQASEADGVILLSDIDGLYDSNPHTNPDARLIPVVREIDEKIMGMADSKSSSGMGSGGMVSKIEAARIAASAGIDLAIISGHKEHALRHFFDTGHGTVFYGEGTHGARKAWLSGGLTEEGTIWIDKGAVQALQNGNSLLPAGTLRIEGNFARGDLVLIVDTKGTRIARGLSEYDASDACRIVGCRSEEVPAILGYSPRSALVHRNHMALL; via the coding sequence GTGAGCGAAGCGGATCGCTTCTCCCCCGAACGGTGCCCGCGGCTGATCGTCAAGGTCGGCTCGGCACTGCTGGTCGGACCCGATGGCGAGGTTCGCAAGGAATGGCTGAAAACCCTGGCTGCCGATATCGGCGCGCGGTTCCGCGCGGGTCAGCAGGTCGCGATCGTCAGCTCGGGCGCGATCGCGCTCGGCGCGCGGCGGCTGGGCCTCTCCGGCGGCGGCCGCAACACGCTGGAGGACGCTCAGGCGTCCGCCGCGCGCGGCCAGATCGCGCTTGCCCAGGTGTGGGCCGACGTGCTCGACCATGAAGAGCTCCAGGCGGCGCAGGTGCTGGTGACGCTCGGCGATTTCGAGGACCGCCGCCGCTATCTCAATGCATCGGCCACGCTGGGGCGGCTGATGTCGCTCGGCGTGGTTCCGATCGTCAACGAAAATGACACCGTCGCAACCGAGCGCATCCGCTTCGGCGACAACGACCGGCTGGCAGCGCGTGTGGCGCAGGCCTCCGAAGCCGATGGCGTGATTCTGCTCTCAGACATCGATGGCCTCTATGATTCCAATCCGCACACCAATCCCGATGCCAGGCTGATCCCCGTCGTCCGCGAGATCGACGAGAAGATCATGGGCATGGCCGACAGCAAGTCCTCCTCCGGCATGGGCTCGGGCGGCATGGTCTCGAAGATCGAGGCGGCGCGGATCGCAGCGAGCGCGGGCATCGATCTCGCGATCATCTCGGGCCACAAGGAACATGCGCTCCGGCATTTCTTCGATACCGGGCACGGCACTGTCTTCTATGGCGAAGGCACCCATGGCGCGCGCAAGGCGTGGCTGTCGGGCGGCCTCACCGAAGAAGGGACGATCTGGATCGACAAGGGCGCGGTCCAGGCGCTGCAGAACGGCAACAGCCTTCTCCCGGCGGGCACGCTGCGGATCGAAGGGAATTTCGCGCGCGGCGATCTGGTCCTGATCGTCGATACCAAGGGAACCCGCATCGCACGCGGGCTCTCTGAATATGACGCCAGCGACGCCTGCCGCATCGTCGGCTGCCGCAGCGAGGAAGTGCCGGCAATCCTCGGCTATTCGCCGCGCTCGGCGCTCGTCCACCGCAACCATATGG
- the obgE gene encoding GTPase ObgE has translation MHFLDQAKIFVRSGTGGPGAVSFRREKFIEYGGPDGGDGGKGGDIVFEAVPGLNTLIDFRYTQHFRAQRGKGGAGANRTGGGGRDLVIKVPVGTQVISEDKEHVLLDFTKAGQREVFLRGGDGGRGNASYKTSTNRAPRQHGTGWPGDEAWVWLRLKLLADAGLVGLPNAGKSTFINRVSNAKAKVGDYAFTTTRPQLGVVSHKGREFVLADIPGLIEGAAEGAGIGDRFLGHIERCKVLLHLVDAHGDDPAAAYRIVRDELEAYGAGLVAKPEVIALNKVDLLDDELTDALSAELAEASGAPVLPLSGATGAGLEAVLDRLVEAIGPAEGGVPDTGEDSSEEPVEWSPL, from the coding sequence ATGCATTTCCTCGATCAGGCCAAGATCTTCGTTCGCTCGGGTACCGGCGGCCCCGGCGCAGTGAGCTTCCGGCGCGAAAAGTTCATCGAATATGGCGGGCCCGACGGCGGCGACGGCGGCAAGGGCGGCGACATCGTGTTCGAGGCGGTCCCTGGCCTCAACACGCTGATCGACTTTCGCTACACTCAGCACTTCCGCGCCCAGCGCGGCAAGGGCGGCGCAGGCGCGAACCGCACCGGCGGCGGCGGCCGCGATCTGGTCATCAAGGTGCCGGTCGGCACGCAGGTGATCTCCGAAGACAAGGAGCATGTGCTGCTCGACTTCACCAAGGCCGGCCAGCGCGAGGTTTTCCTGCGCGGCGGCGACGGCGGTCGCGGCAATGCCAGCTACAAGACATCCACCAACCGCGCGCCGCGCCAGCACGGTACGGGCTGGCCGGGCGACGAGGCGTGGGTGTGGCTGCGGCTCAAGCTGCTGGCCGATGCCGGCCTCGTCGGCCTGCCCAATGCAGGCAAGTCCACCTTCATCAATCGCGTCTCCAACGCCAAGGCGAAGGTGGGCGATTATGCCTTCACCACCACGCGCCCGCAGCTCGGCGTGGTCAGCCACAAGGGCCGCGAGTTCGTGCTCGCCGACATTCCGGGGCTGATTGAGGGCGCGGCCGAAGGCGCCGGCATCGGCGATCGCTTCCTGGGCCATATCGAACGCTGCAAGGTGCTGCTGCACCTCGTCGATGCCCATGGCGACGATCCGGCAGCGGCGTACCGCATCGTGCGCGACGAGCTGGAGGCCTATGGCGCCGGTCTGGTCGCCAAGCCCGAAGTGATCGCGCTCAACAAGGTCGACTTGCTCGACGACGAGCTCACCGACGCGCTTTCGGCGGAGCTTGCGGAAGCGAGCGGCGCTCCGGTGCTGCCGCTCTCGGGCGCGACCGGCGCCGGACTCGAGGCAGTGCTCGACCGGCTGGTCGAGGCGATCGGCCCCGCCGAGGGCGGCGTTCCCGACACCGGCGAGGATTCGAGCGAAGAACCGGTGGAATGGTCGCCGCTATGA
- a CDS encoding TetR/AcrR family transcriptional regulator yields the protein MSISRKRLSPEESRDIALEAARTLLIEAGPQAVTLKAVAARIGRTHANLLHHFGSAAGLQKALAALIAESVCAKIGEAVIRARQDENQDPSEVVDLAFDAFGKEGAGALASWMILSGNEDALDPILGAIHRLVDELALEGHQDRTFHEDTLALVLTALGDALLGGPMASALSLPRTAAREIAARQLRESLLREKGLECLGGANDP from the coding sequence ATGTCAATATCTCGCAAACGCCTCAGCCCGGAAGAGTCGCGCGATATCGCGCTCGAGGCTGCACGAACGCTGCTGATCGAGGCTGGCCCACAAGCCGTTACGCTGAAGGCGGTCGCCGCGCGCATCGGAAGGACGCATGCCAATCTGCTGCACCATTTCGGCTCTGCGGCCGGGCTGCAGAAGGCGCTGGCGGCGCTGATCGCGGAGTCGGTCTGCGCCAAGATCGGCGAAGCGGTGATCCGGGCGCGCCAGGACGAGAATCAGGATCCGAGCGAAGTCGTCGATCTCGCCTTCGATGCGTTCGGCAAGGAAGGCGCAGGCGCGCTGGCGAGCTGGATGATCCTGTCCGGCAACGAAGACGCGCTCGACCCGATTCTCGGCGCGATTCACCGGCTGGTCGATGAACTGGCGCTCGAAGGCCATCAGGATCGCACGTTCCACGAAGATACGCTCGCGCTGGTGCTGACCGCTCTCGGCGACGCGCTGTTGGGAGGCCCGATGGCGAGCGCCCTGTCGCTTCCGCGCACCGCGGCGCGGGAGATCGCGGCGCGTCAGCTCCGGGAATCGCTGCTGCGTGAGAAGGGCCTCGAATGCCTTGGCGGCGCCAACGATCCTTAG
- a CDS encoding metal-dependent hydrolase has protein sequence MAKAKTPADLTITPRDRRFGRTARRERWWMNGDPIATAFFNALSVTFPKGEAFFIESVKAHRDGVEPKLAQEIRAFTQQEVMHSREHIVFNKAVVDAGYDISSLDARVDEMLAIANARPAVVRLAATMALEHYTAILASLILEHPELFEQTDAEQADMWRWHAIEEVEHKGVAYDTWAHATRDWSGWKRWKTRSLVMFLVTVNFWRHRIEGTLELLRQDGITGWSAKRRLARYLLWSPGIVRKIVPSWLTYFRPGFHPWDHDDRALIGKAESDYAAAAMPATA, from the coding sequence ATGGCGAAAGCAAAGACTCCCGCCGATCTGACGATCACGCCGCGCGATCGGCGCTTCGGCCGTACCGCACGCCGCGAGCGCTGGTGGATGAACGGAGATCCGATCGCGACGGCATTCTTCAATGCGCTGTCGGTCACCTTTCCGAAGGGGGAGGCCTTCTTCATCGAATCGGTGAAGGCGCACCGCGACGGTGTGGAGCCCAAGCTGGCGCAGGAAATCCGCGCGTTCACGCAACAGGAAGTGATGCACAGCCGCGAGCATATCGTGTTCAACAAGGCGGTGGTCGACGCCGGCTACGACATTTCCTCGCTCGACGCGCGGGTCGACGAGATGCTGGCGATCGCCAATGCGCGGCCGGCGGTGGTCCGCCTCGCCGCGACGATGGCGCTCGAGCATTACACGGCCATTCTGGCGTCGCTGATCCTCGAGCACCCCGAACTGTTCGAGCAGACCGACGCCGAACAGGCGGACATGTGGCGCTGGCATGCGATCGAGGAAGTCGAGCACAAGGGAGTCGCCTACGACACCTGGGCGCATGCGACCAGGGACTGGAGCGGCTGGAAACGCTGGAAGACGCGGTCGCTGGTGATGTTCCTGGTGACCGTCAACTTCTGGCGTCACCGGATCGAAGGCACGCTCGAGCTGCTGCGCCAGGACGGGATCACCGGCTGGTCGGCGAAGCGGCGGCTGGCGCGCTATCTGCTCTGGTCACCCGGGATCGTGCGCAAGATCGTGCCGAGCTGGCTCACCTATTTCCGCCCGGGATTCCATCCTTGGGATCACGACGACCGCGCGCTGATCGGCAAGGCCGAAAGCGATTATGCGGCGGCGGCGATGCCGGCGACCGCCTGA
- a CDS encoding GNAT family N-acetyltransferase, whose product MFVRTPRLTLRPGWPEDAPELAQAIGQEGVVRNLARAPWPYALADAEAFLADFGGPEMPRFVICAHAAGSVRIIGMVGVEPLASAAHELGYWITPDAQGRGYATEAARGALAAAHALGIRRVEAGHFVDNPASGRVLRKLGFVPTGELRMTHSRGRGGEVETVRFTRELADQPACDDDPARTRMAA is encoded by the coding sequence ATGTTCGTGCGTACCCCAAGACTGACCCTGCGGCCCGGCTGGCCGGAGGATGCTCCCGAACTGGCGCAGGCGATCGGCCAAGAAGGCGTCGTGCGCAATCTGGCACGCGCGCCCTGGCCCTATGCGCTGGCGGACGCCGAGGCGTTCCTCGCCGATTTCGGCGGTCCCGAGATGCCCAGGTTCGTGATCTGCGCGCATGCCGCCGGTTCGGTCCGCATTATCGGCATGGTCGGCGTGGAGCCGCTCGCGAGCGCCGCGCACGAGCTCGGCTATTGGATCACCCCCGACGCCCAGGGCCGCGGCTATGCGACCGAGGCGGCGCGCGGCGCGCTCGCCGCAGCACATGCACTGGGCATTCGCCGAGTCGAGGCAGGCCATTTCGTCGACAATCCCGCCTCCGGCCGCGTGCTGCGCAAGCTCGGCTTCGTGCCGACCGGCGAGCTGCGCATGACGCACTCGCGCGGCCGTGGCGGCGAAGTCGAGACGGTCCGCTTCACGCGCGAACTGGCCGATCAGCCGGCATGCGACGACGATCCTGCGCGAACGCGAATGGCGGCGTGA
- the rpmA gene encoding 50S ribosomal protein L27, whose amino-acid sequence MAHKKAGGSSRNGRDSAGKRLGVKKFGGQEVVAGNIIVRQRGTKFYPGTNVGMGKDHTLFALTDGRVSFKEGRLGRKFCSVDMIAEAAE is encoded by the coding sequence ATGGCACATAAGAAAGCAGGCGGCTCGTCGCGCAACGGTCGCGATTCGGCAGGCAAGCGTCTCGGCGTGAAGAAGTTCGGCGGACAGGAAGTCGTCGCCGGCAACATCATCGTGCGCCAGCGCGGCACCAAATTCTATCCGGGCACGAACGTGGGCATGGGCAAGGACCACACCCTCTTCGCGCTTACCGACGGCCGCGTGTCGTTCAAGGAAGGCCGCCTCGGCCGCAAATTCTGCTCGGTAGACATGATTGCGGAGGCAGCCGAGTAA
- the rplU gene encoding 50S ribosomal protein L21, with protein MFAIVRTGGKQYRVAAGDKIVVEKLGGEAGDSITLDDVLLAGEGSDLKSTDGLTVSAEIVAQAKGEKVIVFKKRRRHNYRRKNGHRQQHTILKITAIGGEAKKAKKAAKAEAAPAEAEAPAAEA; from the coding sequence ATGTTCGCTATCGTGCGCACGGGCGGCAAGCAGTATCGCGTCGCCGCAGGAGACAAAATCGTCGTCGAGAAGCTCGGCGGCGAAGCCGGTGATTCGATCACGCTGGACGACGTTCTGCTCGCCGGCGAAGGCAGCGATCTGAAGTCGACCGACGGCCTGACCGTCTCGGCCGAGATCGTGGCGCAGGCGAAGGGCGAGAAGGTCATCGTCTTCAAGAAGCGTCGCCGTCACAATTATCGCCGCAAGAACGGCCACCGTCAGCAGCACACGATCCTGAAGATCACTGCGATCGGCGGCGAAGCGAAGAAGGCGAAGAAGGCCGCCAAGGCAGAGGCAGCTCCGGCGGAAGCCGAAGCGCCGGCCGCGGAAGCCTGA
- the hspQ gene encoding heat shock protein HspQ, which produces MSSLTTSPDPFDAGVPMPPVSHARFTIGDVVRHRLFDFRGVIFDVDPVFANSDEWYEAIPQDVRPRKDQPFYHILAENTESSYIAYVSQQNLVVDESEEPVDHPAIGGLFDAFSKGRYRLKREHRH; this is translated from the coding sequence ATGTCCAGCCTCACCACCTCGCCCGATCCGTTCGACGCGGGAGTGCCGATGCCCCCCGTCAGCCATGCCCGCTTCACGATCGGCGATGTCGTGCGACACCGGCTGTTCGATTTCCGCGGCGTGATCTTCGATGTCGATCCGGTCTTCGCCAATTCCGACGAGTGGTACGAGGCGATTCCGCAGGACGTGCGGCCCCGCAAGGACCAGCCTTTCTATCACATCCTCGCCGAGAACACGGAATCCAGCTACATCGCCTATGTCAGCCAGCAGAATCTGGTGGTCGACGAAAGCGAGGAGCCGGTCGATCATCCCGCGATCGGCGGCCTGTTCGATGCCTTTTCCAAGGGCCGGTACCGGCTCAAGCGTGAACATCGGCACTGA
- a CDS encoding DUF2934 domain-containing protein, translated as MERDLEQRIRERAYEIWQEEGRPEGREEEHWQKAASEFGEARETPSKPSAKAAGSAKHTTTKKPVAAAAEATPAEEPKAKPAARSPRGATSGKGKGKTKTD; from the coding sequence ATGGAGCGCGATCTCGAGCAGCGAATCCGCGAGCGGGCGTATGAGATATGGCAGGAGGAAGGTCGGCCCGAAGGTCGTGAAGAGGAGCATTGGCAGAAGGCGGCTTCCGAGTTCGGCGAGGCGCGCGAGACCCCCAGCAAGCCCTCCGCCAAAGCTGCGGGCTCTGCAAAGCACACAACCACGAAAAAGCCGGTCGCGGCCGCAGCCGAGGCGACGCCTGCCGAAGAACCCAAGGCGAAGCCCGCGGCGCGCAGTCCGCGGGGCGCCACCTCCGGCAAGGGCAAGGGCAAGACCAAAACGGATTGA
- a CDS encoding alpha-1,4-glucan--maltose-1-phosphate maltosyltransferase produces the protein MPSATIVLSVPQHRDREAGEAEEALRWGELAREIGCDALLVEGRVPLFGPNGTEADERFAIPEGVAVYREVDLARFPLDHPLVASHPEAFTIRRESAEAVIDPRRPMPAAGEALARLRNAETAEIVIAPIAESLARLVDRGVTGFRLLEPQRLAPELIAALRARLPGIRLIAGPLAGDRSRARALAEALDHLVSSFAWWDYRASWLVEEREALCGAAPLLAELRPDASIPERALGAAAATADGLILPAELLHTPHLRAAAARAVRQARALAEFSGGMRQLTGPAAPVTALLRADAPDLREAGQAAVILINSSAETADVPSLPAVLQPAGIALCDFESLDGDGAPDAPLGPGEVRVLKGSRAASVILPRNTAGDAAKARDWPRLVIEEVSPGVDGGDFAVKRVVGDTLTVRATIYTDGHEQLAAELRWRAADAKGWSTARMAPLANDVWQAEFPLDRLGRHEFSVEAWLDRYGGFRRDLAKKRAAEVDQPVDHAEGRAMIEEAMQRAKGRQATALKSALRRAEAAPDLDASAEALLDEDLAALMGVVDDRPHALRSPVQRVDAERIAARFSSWYELFPRSQTDEKARHGTFADVIGQLPRVREMGFDTLYFPPIHPIGKTNRKGPNNTLTPGPDDPGSPYAIGSAEGGHDAIHPELGSFEDFDRLVAAAHEHGLEIALDFAIQASPDHPWLGEHPGWFAWRPDGSMKYAENPPKKYQDIVNVDFYGPDAVPGLWTALRDVILLWVEHGVKTFRVDNPHTKPLPFWEWMIADVRARHPEVIFLSEAFTRPTMMYRLAKVGFSQSYTYFTWRDRKHELIDYVTELATTAPKEFYRPHFFVNTPDINPFFLQTSGRPGFQIRAVLAATLSGLWGVYSGFELCESDPLGPGKEEYLDSEKFEVRPRDWNTPGNIVEDVTLLNRLRRAHPALQTHLNTRFYEAHNDNILWYGKPAPDGSEMIAVMVNLDPHHAQECDFAVPLWEFGLPDDGTIQVEDLHQGHRFAWHGKYQHTRIAPDLPYRIWRLFPEDRA, from the coding sequence TTGCCATCCGCAACCATCGTCCTTTCGGTACCACAACACCGGGATCGTGAAGCAGGAGAGGCAGAAGAGGCATTGCGCTGGGGCGAACTCGCCCGCGAGATCGGCTGCGACGCGCTGCTCGTCGAAGGGCGTGTGCCGCTGTTCGGCCCGAACGGCACCGAGGCCGACGAGCGCTTCGCGATTCCCGAGGGGGTCGCCGTCTATCGCGAAGTCGATCTGGCGCGGTTCCCGCTCGATCATCCGCTGGTTGCGTCACATCCCGAAGCATTCACGATCCGCCGCGAAAGCGCCGAGGCAGTCATCGACCCGCGCCGGCCGATGCCCGCCGCCGGCGAGGCGCTGGCGCGGCTGCGCAATGCCGAAACCGCTGAGATCGTGATTGCGCCGATCGCCGAGTCGCTGGCGCGGCTTGTCGATCGGGGCGTAACCGGCTTCCGCTTGCTCGAGCCGCAGCGGCTCGCGCCCGAGCTGATTGCTGCGTTGCGGGCGCGGTTGCCGGGCATTCGGCTGATCGCGGGGCCGCTTGCCGGCGATCGCAGTCGCGCGCGAGCCTTGGCGGAGGCGCTCGACCATCTCGTCTCCTCCTTCGCTTGGTGGGACTATCGCGCCAGTTGGCTGGTCGAGGAGCGCGAGGCGCTTTGCGGCGCCGCGCCGCTGCTTGCCGAACTGCGCCCGGATGCGTCGATTCCCGAGCGTGCGTTGGGTGCTGCGGCTGCGACCGCCGACGGGCTGATCCTGCCCGCCGAGCTGCTGCACACGCCGCACCTGCGCGCAGCAGCGGCCAGAGCGGTTCGCCAGGCGAGAGCGCTTGCCGAGTTCAGCGGCGGGATGCGGCAGCTCACCGGGCCTGCCGCGCCGGTAACCGCACTGCTGCGCGCCGATGCGCCCGATCTGCGGGAGGCTGGGCAGGCCGCCGTGATCCTCATCAATTCAAGTGCCGAGACCGCCGATGTCCCCTCGCTTCCCGCAGTGCTGCAGCCCGCCGGAATTGCCCTGTGCGACTTCGAGAGTCTCGACGGCGACGGAGCGCCGGACGCGCCGCTCGGCCCGGGTGAGGTGCGGGTGCTGAAGGGAAGCCGAGCAGCGAGCGTCATTCTGCCGCGCAATACTGCCGGCGATGCCGCCAAGGCGCGCGACTGGCCGCGGCTCGTGATCGAGGAAGTGAGCCCCGGCGTCGATGGGGGCGATTTCGCCGTAAAGCGCGTGGTCGGCGATACGCTCACGGTTCGCGCGACGATCTACACCGATGGGCATGAGCAGCTTGCAGCCGAACTCCGTTGGCGGGCAGCGGATGCGAAGGGCTGGAGCACGGCGCGGATGGCTCCGCTGGCCAATGATGTGTGGCAGGCCGAATTCCCGCTCGACCGGCTCGGGCGCCACGAATTTTCGGTCGAAGCGTGGCTCGATCGCTACGGTGGCTTTCGCCGGGATCTGGCGAAGAAGCGTGCTGCCGAAGTCGACCAACCCGTCGACCATGCCGAGGGCAGGGCGATGATCGAGGAGGCGATGCAGCGCGCGAAGGGCCGACAGGCCACGGCGCTCAAGAGCGCCTTGCGCCGTGCGGAAGCGGCCCCCGATCTGGACGCCAGCGCCGAGGCGCTGCTCGACGAGGATCTCGCCGCGCTGATGGGCGTAGTCGACGATCGGCCGCACGCGCTTCGTTCGCCAGTGCAGCGAGTGGATGCCGAGCGAATCGCGGCCCGCTTTTCCAGCTGGTACGAGCTGTTTCCGCGGTCGCAGACCGACGAGAAGGCCCGCCACGGCACCTTCGCCGATGTGATCGGCCAACTGCCGCGCGTGCGCGAAATGGGATTTGACACGCTCTATTTCCCGCCGATCCATCCGATCGGCAAGACCAATCGCAAGGGCCCCAACAACACGCTGACTCCGGGGCCCGACGATCCGGGCAGCCCCTATGCCATCGGCAGCGCCGAAGGCGGGCACGACGCGATCCATCCCGAACTCGGCAGCTTCGAGGATTTCGATCGGCTGGTGGCCGCGGCGCACGAACATGGGCTGGAGATCGCCCTTGATTTCGCGATCCAGGCATCGCCCGATCATCCGTGGCTCGGCGAGCATCCCGGCTGGTTCGCGTGGCGGCCCGACGGCAGCATGAAATATGCCGAGAACCCGCCGAAGAAATATCAGGACATCGTCAACGTCGATTTTTATGGCCCCGACGCCGTGCCCGGCCTGTGGACCGCGCTGCGCGACGTGATCCTGCTGTGGGTCGAGCATGGCGTGAAGACGTTCCGCGTCGACAATCCGCACACGAAGCCGCTGCCGTTCTGGGAGTGGATGATCGCCGACGTGCGCGCCCGGCATCCCGAAGTGATCTTCCTGTCCGAAGCCTTCACGCGGCCGACGATGATGTACCGGCTGGCGAAGGTCGGATTCTCGCAGAGCTACACCTATTTCACCTGGCGCGATCGCAAGCACGAGCTGATCGACTATGTCACCGAGCTGGCCACTACCGCGCCGAAGGAGTTCTATCGCCCGCACTTCTTCGTCAACACGCCCGACATCAATCCCTTCTTCCTCCAGACATCGGGACGGCCAGGCTTCCAGATCCGCGCGGTTCTTGCCGCGACGCTCTCCGGCCTGTGGGGCGTCTATTCGGGGTTCGAGCTGTGCGAATCCGATCCGCTAGGTCCGGGCAAGGAAGAGTATCTCGACAGCGAGAAGTTCGAGGTTCGGCCGCGCGACTGGAATACTCCGGGCAACATCGTCGAGGATGTGACGCTGCTCAACCGGCTGCGGCGCGCCCATCCCGCGCTGCAGACGCATCTCAACACGCGCTTCTACGAAGCGCACAACGACAACATCCTCTGGTATGGAAAGCCGGCGCCCGACGGCAGCGAGATGATCGCGGTGATGGTCAACCTCGATCCGCATCACGCTCAGGAATGCGATTTTGCGGTGCCGCTGTGGGAGTTCGGCCTGCCCGATGACGGGACAATCCAGGTCGAAGATCTGCACCAGGGGCATCGCTTCGCCTGGCACGGCAAGTATCAGCACACCCGGATCGCGCCCGATCTGCCCTATCGGATCTGGCGGCTCTTTCCGGAGGATCGGGCATGA